GAATGCGGACGAGGTTCGCGCTGTCGGTGTCCTCTCCCATCAGCGACCAGGTGCTGCCGGTCGCGGTGGGCGCGATCACGATGGCGCCATGGCTGCGCGCATCGCGCAGCCAGCTCCACAGGAAACCGCGCCCGTTGCCGCTGCCGCCATGCAGCGCCATCACCAGCGGCCAGGCGCGGTCGGGCGTGTAGTATTCCGGCACATAGAGCGAGAAGCCGCCGCGGCTGCCGGGTTCGTTGTGATCGTGCTGGATGCCGGTATCCTCGTTGGCCGGCCCGGCGAGCCGCGCCAGCAGGCCGGCGTCCTCGCGCAAGGCCGGATCGAGAAAGAAGCTGGAGACCGGCGGCAGTTTGGCGGCCAGCGGGTATAGCGCCTCCTGCGCGCGCGGGGCATGGCGCAGCGCGCGAAACACCGCGATCAGATCGCCATTGCCGTTCTGGACCTCGCGCAATCCCGTGAACGCCGCCAGCGCTGCGTCGCTCGCCGTTTCGAGCGAGGTCCGTATTCCCGAAAATTCCTCCGGCCACTCCGCCAGCCGCGGACGCTCCGCCCGCAGCGCCTGATCCGGGGAGCCAGCGGCTTCCATGACCCGATCGAAATCCGGCGGGTTCAGGTGGCGTGCGATGAAGGCGAGCGCTTCCAGCGATTGCAGCAATGGCGGCAGCACGGCTACGATGTCGTCCACCACCGCCTCGCTCATCGCGCGTTCCCCATTTCCCGTCGATTTCGGAGCGCGTGTCGGCGCCAAGCGGATTCCGGTCCCGCCGATCGGCCCTAATGCAATCGCGGCGCCTTCAAGAGCTTCGCGCGATCGGTCGAGGTCAGCACCACGTCGAAGGTGACGCCTTCATGATAGACGGTCAGCGGCACGTCGACGCCGGCGGATCCGAGCGACCAGAGCTTTCGATAGAATCCGGTCTGGCTGGAAATCTTCTCGCCCTTCACGGCCAGGATGACGTCGCCGGCCTTGAGTTCGGCGCGCCCCGCCGGCCCCTTGCCGGCGATGCCGACGACCACGACCCTGTTGTCGATTTCGGTGGTGTACATGCCGAGCCATGGCCGCGCCGGCCGGTTGACGCGGCCGAATTTCCGGATGTCGTCGAGCACCGGCTTGAGCAGATCGATCGGCACGATCATGTTGACATGCTCGGCCCTGCCGTCGCGCTCGCGCTCGAGCTGCAGCGAACCGATGCCGATCAACTCGCCGTGCGTCGAGATCAGTCCGGTGCCGCCCCAGTTCGGATGGGCGGGATAGGTGAAGATCGCCTCGTCCAGCAGATATTCCCAGTAACCGGCGAACTCCTGCTTGGCGACGATATGGCTGGCGACCGACCGCGTGCGTCCGCCGGCGCCGCCGACCACGACGCGGTCGCCGACCTCGGCGGCGCTGGAAGAACCGAGCGGCAGCGGATCGAGATCGATGTGGCCGAGCGCCTGGACCAGGCCGAAGCCGGTCTCGGAATCGAAGCCGAGCGCGTGGCCTTCCATCACGCGGCCGTCGCCGAGATGCAGCCAGACGGTTTCTGCCTCGGTGATCAGATAGCCGATGGTCAGCACCAGTCCGTCGTCGATCAGGACGCCGTTGCCGGCGCGCTCGGTGCCCAGCGTGTCCGCGCTGAAGGCGTCGGCCGGGATGATCGAATGCAGGCCGACCACTGCCGAAAGCGCGCGGTCGAGATCGAAGCCGTAGTCGCCGGGGCGGGGCTGGTTCGCGGGCGGCACTTTCCATTCTGTCAATGAGGGCATGGAGATCTCCTGGCCAACCGGACGGGCGCGAGGGCGCGAAACCAGTGACAATCTATGTCGCAAACGGCCGTCATGAAAGTGTCGTGACGGGACTGAATACCGGCTGCGAACGGGAGCCGGCTTCTCGATCGCGATGTCCCGGAACCGGAACACGCGCTGGAAACGGGTCACATGGCGGTCGCGGCACTGAAGTTCTGCGGGTTTGCCTTGCTGTGCATGGCCGTCGCCGGTCAATCGCCAGGTAGAATCGAGCTAGTCATGCGCACCCGGGCCTCCCTGGTCTGTTCGCGCGGCGGCAGAATCCGGAATGCGCGGCCCTCTTTCAGCCATGCAGCGCGCTCGTCGCGCAACATGGTGCGGCGGACCTTGCCTGAATCGTCGCGCGGGCCGACGCCGACGATTTCAAAACTTTCCGGATGCTTGTAGCGGCTGAGCCGGTCGGCCAGGAAACCCGCCATGCCGCCGACGACGGCCGTGGCGTCGGCAGCCTCGGTCAGTTCGAGGATGGCGTGAATCCGTTGTCCGAGTTCGGGATCGGGCAGGCCGACCACGACGCAGGAGCGCACGTCGGGATGCGCCGTCACCGCGGCCTCGACTTCGGCCGGATAGATATTGGCGCCGCCGCGCAGGATCATGTCGGCGAGCCGGTCGCCGAGATAGAGGTAGCCCTCGGCATCGAGCCGGCCGATGTCGCCGAGCGATTCCCAGCCGTCGGAGCGGCGCTTCGGCTCGGCGCCGAGATAGTGATAGGTGCTGCCGGGGCCGTCGTTGGGGAGGAAATAGATTTCACCGGTCTTGCCCGGCGCGACATCGTTGCCGTCCTCGCCGATGATACGCAGGCTGGAGCCTTCAAGAATCTTGCCGACCGAGCCCCTGTGCGCGAGCCATTCGACGCCGGTGATGACGCAGGCGCCTTGCGCTTCGGTGCCCCCGTAGAGTTCGAAGATCTTTTCAGGACCCAGCCACTCGATCCATTTTTCCTTCAGCCAGGGTGGCATCGGCGCCGCCATGTGAAACACGACATTGAGGCTGGAGAGGTCATAGCGGTTGCGGACCTCCTCCGGCAGCGCCCAGATGCGATGCATCATGGTCGGCACGAAGTTGACCCACTGCACGCGGTTGTTTTCGATCAGGCGCAAGGTTTCTTCGGCGTCGAATTTCACCATCCCGGTCAGCCGTCCGCCCGCGAACAGTGCCGTATGCGACAGGATGAACGGGGCGTTGTGATAGAGCGGCCCGGGATTGAGCAACGATACGCCGCGGGCGATGCCGAGCCGCTGATCCACTGCGGTGTCGATCACCGCCGGCTGATGGTCCAGGATCACTTTCGGTCGTCCGGTCGAGCCGCCAGAGGTCATCGCCTTCCAGTAACGCGCCACCGGGCTTGCCATCGGTTCGTCCGAAAATCCTTCCGGCACAAACTCGGCGGGCAGGCGATTGGGCGCATTCCAGTTGGCCTCGCCGCCGACCACCAGCGAAGGCTGGAGTATCTCCAGCACCGCAGCGGCCTCGCCGCGCGGCAGCCGCCACGACAGCGACGTCGGCGTCGCGCCGCACTTCCACACCGCAAAACTGGTCTCGAAGAAGGCATTACCGTTGGGCAGCCCGATGGCGACGAAATCGCCGGCCTTGACGCCCTTGGCGGCAAAGGCGCGGGCGCGGGCGTTGGCGCCGCGTTCGAGCTGCTCCCAGGTCAGCGCGTCCTTGCCATGGCTGATCGCGACCGTGTCCTTCGGCTTGCGTTCGGCATACCAGCGCGGCACGTCGGCGATGGGAATCAGCATATTGGTCCTCCGTTATCCGGCTTTTGTCGATGCCGTTTATTTGCAGCGAACGAGGGCGCGGGCCGTACCCGGCCACGCTCCGTTCAGCAACGAAGGATGTTGTGACTGAAGAAAACCGCGGCGTCCATACGGGCGCCGGCGCGAGCAACGCCGCCTGGAAATTACGGATCGAGCTCGGTGTCCCAATATAAATAGTCCAGCCAGCTGTCGTGCAGATAGTTCGGCGGGAACAGCCGGCCGTTGCGGTGCAGCTGATGCACCGTCGGCGCGAACGGCGCCTGTCTCGGAAACATCCGCGCCTGCTGCGGCGTCAGGTTGCCCTTGCGCAGATTGCAGGGCGAGCAGGCGGCGACCACGTTTTCCCAGGTGGTCTGGCCGCCCTTGGAGCGCGGGATGATGTGATCGAAGGTGAGATCCTCCGGCGCCGCGCAATACTGGCAGACGAAGCGGTCGCGCAGGAAGACGTTGAACCGGGTGAAGGCGGGGTGGGTGGTCGGCTTGACGAAGGATTTCAGCGACACCACGCTCGGCAGCTGGATCTCGAAGGAGGGGCTGCGCACCGCGCGGTCGTAGTGCTCGACAATATTGACGCGGTCGAGGAACACCGCCTTGATCGCGTCCTGCCACGACCAGAGCGACAACGGGTAATAACTGAGCGGGCGGAAGTCCGCGTTCAGCACCAGTACCGGCCAACCGCCTTGTGAGACATGTGCGTTCAAGAAACGCTCCTGACCCCCATATTAGCTGCGAAGCAGCATGCGTTGACATACTACAGGCAGCGTGACGGGATTGTGAAGAGCGTTGCGGGCCTTATCCAGCGGGGGGAACCCGCTGGCGGTGGCATCCGGACGCGTCAGAAACTGCGGGAAGGCCGCACGGGCAGGCTGCGGTCGCCATTGGCGTCGCCAGATGCGACCGATTCTCGGCCAGCCCGTCGTCGTCGGCCGCGCGGGCTCCCCCGCGATGGCGGAATAATGCGCTAGATCTTTTCCAGCTTCTGCAGGCAGCGCGTCACGCCGACTTCCGGCGGCATCGGCGTATCCGGAAAGCTGGTCTTCCAGTCGGTGACGCCGACCTCGCCGACATAGATGTCGCCTTTGGAATCCAGCGCGATGCCGTGCGGGGCGAGGAATTTGCCGGTCTCGACGCCGGGGCCGTGCTCGCCGCCGAGCCGCGCGATGCGTTTGCCTTTGGAGTCGACGATGGCGAGGCGGGGGCCGAGATTGGGCACCTTGCGGTTGACCGCCATGCCGGGGCCGAGTTCGCCGATGATGAAATTGGGCTGCTTGCCGCCGCCGCAAGCGCACAGCGCGCAAGGGCGGTGCAGGTTGTTCCACTGCGTCTCGTATCTGCCGTTGCCGTCGAACACCTGGACGCGGTGGTTCTCGCGGTCGGCGACATAGACGAAGCCGTCGGCGTCGGTGACGATGTTGTGAACGATGTTGAACTGGCCGGGATCGGTGCCGGGCTCGCCCCAGGTCTTCAGCAGCCTGCCGTCCGGCGTGAACTTGTGGACGCAGGCATTGCCGTAACCGTCCGACACGTAGATCTCGCCCTTCGGCGACAGCGCGGTGTGGGTGCAGCGGTGGAACGGTTCGCCGCTCATGAACGGCGCCGGCTTGTGGGGAATGCCGATGGTCAGCAGCACCTTGCCGTCGGTGGAGCACTTGCGCACGGTGTGGTCGCCGTCATCGGTGCAATAGAGATTGTCATCAGTGTCGATGTGCAGGCCGTGCGCGCGGTTGAACAGGCCTTCGCCCCAGCTCCTGATGAAATTGCCTTCGCGGTCGAGCACCACCATCGGATGGGCGCCGCGGTTGAAGACGTAGATGCGGTCCTTGCTGTCGACCGCGACCGAAGCGACGTCGGTCAGGCTCCACCCCGCAGGCAGCTTCGCCCAGTTCTCCACCACGCGGTAGCGATGCTCGCCCGAGCCGAGAATGGTCGGCATGTGTGTTCCCCCAGAGTTCTGGATGCCGTCATGACGGAGGATGAATTCACGCCACCGCCGCTTCGGGCTCTGCTGTTGGCGCCACCCGCGGCAGCAGGCCTTCCTCGATGGCCTTGATCTGCAGCGCCAGGAATTTCGAGTTGATCCGGCACTGCGCCAGGCTGCCGGCGATGAACCAGAGGCCCGGCTGCGCGGTGCGCGTGTACATGTTGCGCAATTCCTGGCCTTCGCCGAATCCCCAGATCGGGCCGATGCGGCCGACGACCGCGTCGCCGAACAGTTTGCGCACCAGATGCTCCTGCGGCCGGTAGCCGGTCGCCAGCACGATCAGGTCGGCGGCAAGCGTCTCGCCGTTCTTCATCCGCGCGCCCTCGGCGACAAAGGATTCGATATCCGCAAACTGTCGCAGTCCGACCTTGCCGCCGGCGACGAGATCGGAGCAGCCGACGTTGAAATAATAGCCGCCGCCGCGGGTGAGATATTTGAACTGCCAGCCGGTACCGCCGTCGCCGTAATCGAGCTTGAACCCGACGCGCGTCAGGCCGTCGAGCAGTTCCTGATCGAGTTCTTTCGACTGTTTGGTCAGCATGACGTGCGTTCGTTTCGCCAGCGTCAGCGGCATCGACGTCGCGATCAGGTCGTTGTCCTCAGTCGTTCCCTCGCTATAGGTCGCGTAGGCCAGTTGCGCCGACGGTTCGATATTGGTGACCAGGGTCGAGCTGCGCTGCACCAGCGTGACGTCGGCGCCGCTCGAATGCAGATCCTGCGCGATGTCGTGGCCGCTGTTGCCGGTGCCGACGACGATCGCCTTCCTGCCCTTCCATTCCTCGCCGTCGGTGTACTGGCTGGAATGGATCACGGTGCCGGCAAAGTTTTTCAGGGTCGGAATATCGGGCAGGCTCGGAATGCCGCTGACGCCGGTGGCCAGCACCACATGCTGCGGATGCATCGTGCGCTTGCTGCCGTCGGCGCGGCGCAACGCCACGGTCCAGCGCTGTTCATTTTCGTCGTAACTGCCGCCCTCGA
The sequence above is drawn from the Bradyrhizobium sediminis genome and encodes:
- a CDS encoding phospholipase; its protein translation is MSEAVVDDIVAVLPPLLQSLEALAFIARHLNPPDFDRVMEAAGSPDQALRAERPRLAEWPEEFSGIRTSLETASDAALAAFTGLREVQNGNGDLIAVFRALRHAPRAQEALYPLAAKLPPVSSFFLDPALREDAGLLARLAGPANEDTGIQHDHNEPGSRGGFSLYVPEYYTPDRAWPLVMALHGGSGNGRGFLWSWLRDARSHGAIVIAPTATGSTWSLMGEDTDSANLVRILDTVRGRWNIDPDRMLLTGMSDGGTFCYVSGLERASPFTHLAPVSATFHPLMAEMADAERLRGLPVFLVHGRLDWMFPVQVARQTRQLLSAAGADVTYRELDDLSHTYPREINAEILNWLRGGR
- a CDS encoding S1C family serine protease; protein product: MPSLTEWKVPPANQPRPGDYGFDLDRALSAVVGLHSIIPADAFSADTLGTERAGNGVLIDDGLVLTIGYLITEAETVWLHLGDGRVMEGHALGFDSETGFGLVQALGHIDLDPLPLGSSSAAEVGDRVVVGGAGGRTRSVASHIVAKQEFAGYWEYLLDEAIFTYPAHPNWGGTGLISTHGELIGIGSLQLERERDGRAEHVNMIVPIDLLKPVLDDIRKFGRVNRPARPWLGMYTTEIDNRVVVVGIAGKGPAGRAELKAGDVILAVKGEKISSQTGFYRKLWSLGSAGVDVPLTVYHEGVTFDVVLTSTDRAKLLKAPRLH
- a CDS encoding AMP-binding protein, whose translation is MLIPIADVPRWYAERKPKDTVAISHGKDALTWEQLERGANARARAFAAKGVKAGDFVAIGLPNGNAFFETSFAVWKCGATPTSLSWRLPRGEAAAVLEILQPSLVVGGEANWNAPNRLPAEFVPEGFSDEPMASPVARYWKAMTSGGSTGRPKVILDHQPAVIDTAVDQRLGIARGVSLLNPGPLYHNAPFILSHTALFAGGRLTGMVKFDAEETLRLIENNRVQWVNFVPTMMHRIWALPEEVRNRYDLSSLNVVFHMAAPMPPWLKEKWIEWLGPEKIFELYGGTEAQGACVITGVEWLAHRGSVGKILEGSSLRIIGEDGNDVAPGKTGEIYFLPNDGPGSTYHYLGAEPKRRSDGWESLGDIGRLDAEGYLYLGDRLADMILRGGANIYPAEVEAAVTAHPDVRSCVVVGLPDPELGQRIHAILELTEAADATAVVGGMAGFLADRLSRYKHPESFEIVGVGPRDDSGKVRRTMLRDERAAWLKEGRAFRILPPREQTREARVRMTSSILPGD
- a CDS encoding HNH endonuclease, giving the protein MNAHVSQGGWPVLVLNADFRPLSYYPLSLWSWQDAIKAVFLDRVNIVEHYDRAVRSPSFEIQLPSVVSLKSFVKPTTHPAFTRFNVFLRDRFVCQYCAAPEDLTFDHIIPRSKGGQTTWENVVAACSPCNLRKGNLTPQQARMFPRQAPFAPTVHQLHRNGRLFPPNYLHDSWLDYLYWDTELDP
- a CDS encoding peptidyl-alpha-hydroxyglycine alpha-amidating lyase family protein — protein: MPTILGSGEHRYRVVENWAKLPAGWSLTDVASVAVDSKDRIYVFNRGAHPMVVLDREGNFIRSWGEGLFNRAHGLHIDTDDNLYCTDDGDHTVRKCSTDGKVLLTIGIPHKPAPFMSGEPFHRCTHTALSPKGEIYVSDGYGNACVHKFTPDGRLLKTWGEPGTDPGQFNIVHNIVTDADGFVYVADRENHRVQVFDGNGRYETQWNNLHRPCALCACGGGKQPNFIIGELGPGMAVNRKVPNLGPRLAIVDSKGKRIARLGGEHGPGVETGKFLAPHGIALDSKGDIYVGEVGVTDWKTSFPDTPMPPEVGVTRCLQKLEKI
- a CDS encoding flavin-containing monooxygenase yields the protein MLDKTSDLSIAAENWLAQFESALGAPGGGELKSLFVPDSFWRDALALSWTLQTINGRDAILQGLRALAPGAALVNLAIDPARAAPRKVMRAGTDCIEAIFRFETATGRGSGMLRLVPDASDGNRLKAWTLLTALEELKGFEEQLGVSRPRGQAYSRDFRGPNWLDLRKAAAEYADRDPVVLVVGGGQAGLAIAARLKQLNVDTLIVDRGLRIGDNWRRRYHALTLHNQVHVNHLPYMPFPPNWPTYIPKDKLANWLEAYAEAMELNFWTGTEFEGGSYDENEQRWTVALRRADGSKRTMHPQHVVLATGVSGIPSLPDIPTLKNFAGTVIHSSQYTDGEEWKGRKAIVVGTGNSGHDIAQDLHSSGADVTLVQRSSTLVTNIEPSAQLAYATYSEGTTEDNDLIATSMPLTLAKRTHVMLTKQSKELDQELLDGLTRVGFKLDYGDGGTGWQFKYLTRGGGYYFNVGCSDLVAGGKVGLRQFADIESFVAEGARMKNGETLAADLIVLATGYRPQEHLVRKLFGDAVVGRIGPIWGFGEGQELRNMYTRTAQPGLWFIAGSLAQCRINSKFLALQIKAIEEGLLPRVAPTAEPEAAVA